A part of Entelurus aequoreus isolate RoL-2023_Sb linkage group LG10, RoL_Eaeq_v1.1, whole genome shotgun sequence genomic DNA contains:
- the cdkn1bb gene encoding cyclin dependent kinase inhibitor 1Bb codes for MSDVRLSSGSPTLERGEPRVPEHPKPSACRNLFGSVDHDELQRDLNAHLREMEQAAAAKWGFDFAAESSLDTGEIHWERLDCRDLPDFYSRPPRTKRSNRLDLTGNHSCVAAGTTTCGPVEQCRKRPACHEPSNTSKRSHSSPGAEVACPSRGRSAEHTPRKSSGSPGRQT; via the exons ATGTCGGATGTTCGACTATCCAGCGGCAGCCCGACCTTGGAGCGGGGCGAGCCGCGCGTACCGGAGCACCCCAAGCCGTCAGCCTGCCGGAACCTCTTCGGCTCGGTGGACCACGACGAGCTGCAGCGGGATTTAAATGCACACCTGCGGGAGATGGAGCAGGCCGCCGCCGCCAAGTGGGGCTTCGACTTCGCCGCGGAGAGCTCGCTGGACACCGGTGAGATCCACTGGGAGCGGCTGGACTGTCGCGACCTGCCCGACTTCTACTCTCGGCCGCCGCGGACGAAGCGGAGTAACCGCCTGGATCTAACCGGGAATCATAGCTGCGTCGCGGCGGGCACCACCACTTGTGGGCCGGTGGAGCAGTGCAGGAAGAGACCCGCCTGTCACG AGCCCTCCAACACAAGCAAAAGGTCTCACAGCAGCCCGGGGGCCGAAGTCGCGTGTCCGAGCCGGGGTCGCTCGGCTGAACACACGCCCAGGAAGAGCAGCGGCAGCCCGGGAAGGCAAACGTGA
- the yars2 gene encoding tyrosine--tRNA ligase, mitochondrial, which translates to MAGVCLCVRRHGACIPPTLTFTLRRKFHPSPPACSGLLHGLYKRGLLKESFPEDAAQQRLPGLLQSGAQTVYCGFDPTADSLHVGNLLALIGLLHFRSAGHHVVAVLGGATAQIGDPSGKSSERQRLSADAVRENTRSIRESIYRLFTNHEVIHGGSKALGTVAVLDNLSWYKDWDVVHFLSEAGRHFRLGTMLSRHSVQTRLRSGDGMSLTEFTYQVFQAYDFYHLNQVYGCKVQLGGSDQMGNLMSGHDFIHKMSGEEVYGLTIPLVTSSVGDKLGKTEGNAVWLNRDKTSPFELFQYFLRQPDASVEGYLKLFTFLPLAEVESVMEQQREDPVKRLAHKRLAAEVTKLVHGKEGLESAKRCTNTLYHSSVQDLEEMSDLELQEIFREAPFHELLLEPGTTVLDACRRVKAIPEGPKGYRMVSEGAVWLNHQRADRPEQVLIPKLHILANGLTLLRVGKKNFYIIKWLGL; encoded by the exons ATGGCGGGagtatgcctctgtgtgcggCGGCATGGTGCTTGTATTCCGCCCACTTTAACGTTCACACTGCGGCGGAAGTTCCACCCTTCTCCTCCGGCTTGTAGCGGGCTGCTACACGGCTTGTACAAACGCGGCCTCCTGAAGGAGTCTTTCCCGGAGGACGCGGCACAGCAGCGGCTGCCCGGCCTGCTGCAGTCCGGCGCGCAGACCGTCTACTGCGGCTTCGACCCCACCGCCGACAGCCTGCACGTCGGCAACCTGCTGGCCCTCATCGGCCTCCTCCACTTCCGCAGCGCCGGCCATCACGTGGTCGCCGTGCTCGGAGGCGCCACCGCGCAGATCGGCGACCCCAGCGGGAAAAGCAGCGAGCGACAGCGGCTGTCCGCGGACGCCGTGCGGGAGAACACGCGCAGCATCCGGGAGAGTATTTACCGGCTGTTCACCAACCATGAAGTCATCCACGGCGGCTCCAAGGCGCTCGGCACCGTGGCCGTGCTGGACAACCTCAGCTGGTACAAGGACTGGGACGTGGTCCACTTCCTGTCGGAGGCCGGGCGACACTTCCGGCTGGGCACCATGCTGAGCCGCCACAGCGTGCAGACCAGACTGCGGAGCGGCGACGGCATGAGCCTGACGGAGTTCACCTACCAGGTCTTCCAGGCCTACGACTTCTACCACCTCAACCAGGTCTACGGCTGCAAAGTCCAGCTGGGAGGCAGCGACCAGATGGGGAACCTCATGTCCGGACATGACTTCATCCACAA GATGAGCGGTGAGGAGGTGTACGGCCTCACCATCCCTCTGGTCACCAGCTCGGTGGGGGACAAGCTCGGCAAAACTGAAGGCAACGCTGTTTGGCTCAATCGTGACAAGACGTCGCCATTTGAGCTCTTCCAGTATTTTCTACGGCAGCCCGACGCCAGCGTGGAAGG GTACCTGAAACTGTTCACCTTCCTGCCTCTGGCCGAGGTGGAGAGCGTGATGGAGCAGCAGAGGGAGGATCCTGTTAAACGTCTGGCCCATAAACGACTGGCGGCGGAGGTGACGAAGCTGGTGCATGGAAAGGAGGGTCTGGAGAGTGCCAAGAG ATGCACCAATACTCTGTACCACAGCAGCGTGCAGGACTTGGAGGAGATGAGCGACTTGGAGCTGCAGGAGATCTTCAGAGAAGCCCCCTTCCATGAATTGCTGTTAGAACCTGGGACCACTGTCTTAGATGCATGCCGTAGGGTCAAAGCCATCCCAGAGGGTCCCAAAGG GTATCGGATGGTTTCAGAGGGAGCGGTGTGGCTCAACCACCAGCGGGCAGACAGACCTGAGCAGGTGCTCATCCCAAAGCTCCACATCCTCGCCAATGGACTTACGCTGCTCCGAGTGGGCAAGAAGAACTTCTACATCATCAAGTGGCTCGGTCTCTGA